In Motacilla alba alba isolate MOTALB_02 chromosome 17, Motacilla_alba_V1.0_pri, whole genome shotgun sequence, the DNA window CCGTCCTGCCTTCTCACCCCTTACCAAGTCGGGAGGCACCACTATGTCCCCCTCTTCGTTtacaaaaattaacatttaacGTGACTTTAGAGTTCTCTCAACAGTTTCAGTTTGTATCACATTGATTCTCCCTCCTCACTTTTATTCCTCCCAGTGACTCCAAAACCATAATCAGCCCCACACAATTAATTTCTACGTTATTTCAACAAAAGTTCAGCGGCAGCTAAATTTTGCCAAAAAGCTAGGGGAGAGAAAGACTGACACTTCAAATTCTTCAGTTACTAACTTGCAAAACATgtcttctaaaagaaaaataaattaaggaaAGACTCATCCCTGATCTATGCAGGAGGCTGTGCAGTTGCAGCACGTGCTGCAGGAACACATGCTACACAAGCTACCATCACTCAGAGAAGTGGTGAGCCCAAACCTCTGGCAAACCTAAATTCTAAAAATTCCTTCTtctatataatataaataaataaaatgccaacttaaaaaaattcctaatatACTGAGGagttattaaaatacttttgtaaTAGACTTCAGTTATTTTTAGGATATGCAGGAAGTTGTACAGCACATTTAGTCGTGAGACTATCCACTTACCAGCAAATGGTATTCTACACAGTAACACACAGATTATGATAACTGCCATAGTCCTCATCTGAATATGCAGCATCAGTAGCAACAACCAACGGATCTAATCTTTCACTACTCGGGACATTGCAATGAAGACAACATTTTACATACATGGACAATTAAGTTCATCTTATTCTATAACTGAGCTGCCTCTGCATATTCCATTTATCATAATTCTTACTCCATTTCAATCTGTAATTCCGAGAAGCAGCATTAGccagattttgcttttctattaCCTCTTCTATACTCTTCACTTGTCCTTCCATCCAGGGGCACATTCTAGATGAACTCTACCACCAGTGCACTTTGCATCAGCGCATTGCCCTCAGAGCTCCAGTGCTTCTGGAGTCACGCAGCCATCTCCTGCAGAAATCTTTTGGTCTGCACCCTTTTGCCAGGCCAAAAGCAGACATCAGTAAAAGTCACCTTTCATCCAACAGATGTGTccattttcagtgaagaaagtcttcagcatttctgctttttcctatTCATTTATGCCGTGCTCTTGCCAAACGACCACAGCAGCCTTTAACTGAGCAGCCCAGCAGTCTCGGCCTTCTCGGACGTCCAAATCACCACAGCACAGGGTGGACTGAACACCTGTGCACCTTGACCAAATGACTTCTTTCGTTTCTTAGGAAACTCCTTGTCTCTTCATATCAGCTTCAAGTCACCCACAGCTACTTCAACAAGCTGTATTCTCATTACAGTAACATTACAGCTTCATAATttcacaaaacccaaaactttccAGATAGACAAACTTTCAATACTGTCCATTTTGCTGCCACGTTTTCTAGCATTTGTGCAGTTGTATTCCTTTCTGTGGCAGAAggccattttcttttttgtgtccATATTCATATTGCCTTGGATTGTTCACTAGTACCTCACAACACGTTGACCTGGCTCTGCAAGCTCTTGTTCTCCACGTCTATCTTCATTTTGACATAGCACTATAACTTATTTCCATTTAGTGAATAATAGATTCTCAAAATGTTTGAACAATACAGAAGATTTTGCCTGAAGACAGAACGCAAGCATCAGATGCAACTGTCACGGTCAAATTTAGTTCAAAACAACTCTGAAAGTGGGTGGCTTCAAGAGGAAAACAGTTCTTCCCATGCAAACCTATCTTCTACCCCAGCAACCtgaacaataatttaaaaagtctCAAATAGTTAGACTTTAGGCCTAAATATATTTGCTACAACTTGAAAGATGAATGCCCTGATGTAATTTCCTTTGCTTACTTCATAGCTGTCCATGTAAGAGTTCGTGTAACAGTCAAGTGCAGTAGTTCGAGAACTCAATTGCAAAAACTGATTCACAGAATCACCTTCTTTTTCTACTCCAAAGTATGTGGATTTCTGAAAACGTTCTGCAACATTAATCAACACGTTTTAACGTCCATCAGTGTAATATCTGCGTAAGGAAATCCTGACTTCTACACACACAGAACTGAAGAGCAAGACCAACTTTTGATAATGACATACACAACACTTTTTGCTCTACACACCTTTGGTCATACctgtttaacatttttaacCGTACAATAGCAGCCTTTCACCCCACCCCTCATTCAAACACACCAACAGTACTATGTTTAGGTAGGAAGCATAATCTCAGCCTCACGGCAAACCTTGTGGAAAAGAGCTGCACTGGAAGAAATCCTTACTCCAAACACAAACAGCAGTTCTCTGCTGAGGATCAGCCATTTGATTATTAGTCTATGCTACACTTCAGTACTAACAGTGCTGTTCTACTGGGAATGGTGTGCCTCAGATGAATTAAGCTTCTTTCAGCCTGACTGGGATGCGGATAATTCCACAGCACTTTTGAGAAGCAGTATGGTATAATCCCAGAATCCAAATTAACATGCCATTCCCGCTACATTTTGATGTTTAAGGCGGTATACAAGAGGTATTGCTGAGTACAGTCAATAGCTGATATATTAACCTATAGAAATTGTGCTACCTATACCTCATCCTAGGATCTGTAAAACACTAATGGTCACTTCAAAAAACTTCAAGAAATCAAAAAACTTTATGTTAAGTTCTTATAGCAGGTATTTTTGTTTAAAGTTAAGTGACACGTGGCCCTTATTAGACATCGAGGAGAGACGTACAAGAActaaggagggaaaaaagcaaaaaaaaaaatcgtggaGTTGTTACACAttgcagctttaaaaaagatTCTTTTCACAGTGtcaaaaagcagtatttctccACTCCAGCTTTGCTCTAAACCCAACAGCTGTTGTGGTTCGTGATGCAAAACTTATGGAAGATGGAGGATAACTTTTAGCTTTGAAGTGTTTAGCTTGTCTCAGTACATGCACTGGCAAGTGCCCTTTAAAAATCCCAGGTATGCCAGCGTAAGAACAGGTCACATTTGCACTCCAGGCACCAGCCTCTCACATTCCAGAGCTGCAATTTATCCTCAGTTTGAACAGCTCTATGCAATGATCAGCTAACCCTGCCAAATCATTTAGGGTTTCATCTTTTCATAATGCATGTTGAGGTTAAAAACCCTGAGAGTTTTTAAGAGAGCATTGATTGGCAGCAGAAATTTCTTGAAATAGGTTTAGAAAGGGCAAAAAAGTGacataaaaatacttcatttcaaCTGCAGGAGTCTAGGGGTAAGATCAGAGAAAGGTAATTTTAAGAGGTAAGTTTAAATTTGAGTATATGGAGTGTTTTCAGTTATCcagtgccttttaaaaaaaatattgggtTATCTCACACACTTGTCCTCTTTGCTTTCCTCCATCTGCCCAGACACAGAGAGGCCTCTAACTGCACAGCAGATGGTTTACTTGCAGCCCACAGCAACAGTCTTTCAAAAGGTGTTAGTCTTGAGTCTCCTAATCAGAGAGAAATGAAACTATTAACCCCTTAATCCACAGTAGAGACATAGACAGAAACCTGAAGGAGGATTGCTATTCACAGAAAATATCAAGTAAGACTAAGAGTGATGGCTGAAGACCTGCCAGGTTTTGCAATCCAACCATCTGTAGCCTTTCAGGGCACACCACTAGTTTAGGGAGGAAGCCAAACCGACGGTTTGCTCCTCTCAGTCACGATCCCTACACAGGGAGAGTTTTAATTGCTTAATTGACGCAGGTACTATCGTTTCTTAAACCGAGCACAGCCTGAGGCAGCTTCCCTGCATCCAGTACCTGGCTGGCATCAGCCTGCTGACAGACCTTACTGTCTGTAGCAGCGCTACATGTGAATGAATCGAAGTCCACCGTTATGTCTTGCACGTTTCTTTCATTGGCATTGTCAAAGCTGTTTTTACCGTGCAGCTGTTTGAGGTGTTTCCTCAGAACGGGCTTATGCGCAAAGACCATGTCACAGTAGTTACACTTGTGGGGCTTGTCCCCACTGTGCAGGTTGAGGTGGTCCTGTAAGGAACATTTCTGAGAGAACGTTTTCCCACAGATCTTACACTGGAATGGTTTGATGCCTGCGTGCACTCTCATGTGCCGGTGGAGATTGCCCTTCTGAGTGAACGTCTTGCCACAGAGCAGACACATAAATAGTTTATGCATCTTTAAGTGGTTAGCATAGTTTTCCAGATGCCGAAATACTCTCGTGCACTTTGGACACTGATGGTGCCACTGGAGGCCCTTGTCTATCCCTCGGTTGTTAGGCCCAAACATATCTTTAGAGGCCAGAATGATGTTATCGCTGCCCGCGTACGAAAGGGCATAGTTGTGGAGGTGGTTTTGCTCTATTTCACTTGCTCTGTTCTCAACAGTGGAGTTGATAAGAAAGTGTTGAGGCTCTGAGGAATGCAGTGCAGTTTGTTCAGAAGAAATAAACTGATTCTGATCCTTCTTATTCCTAACTTCTGTTACCTCCCCAATGGACTCCACCTTGATGATCTGAATATCACTATCCTCCATGTCCATGCTGTCCTCCGAAGGCTGAATGCAGGGCGAGTCTTGCTGCAGAGAGTCATCGTCTCCCTGATGTTCCTTCAGCTCAGAAGAGTCGCTCTGCTGCTCACACTCTTTGCTCTCCAGCGGTTGCTTGGGTTTGATGAACTTCCACAGGGCCTGAGTGCACCGCTCCACGATGTGGCTCATCTGCAGAAAGCTCGCAGCAGTCAGGTAGTTCACCAGTTCCATTTCAGGGAACTCCAGAGTGCCACTGTAGCATGAGAGAAGCAGCTGCCTCCCCACTTCTGAACTCTGCAGGATGGAGATTTTTACATCTCTGGAGTCGTTCAGTAAGAACTGATCTCTTAAGAAAGGAGAGCCAGCAGCAAAGACAATTTTGTGCCCGTGAACTTCAACATCATCTATATGGACCACAACATCacaaaacttgttttcttccctcagtttgttcattttctgtaaCATTGAATCTCCATAATTGTCAAACTTGAAATGAAGAATATCTGATCTTTCTGACATTTTGGCACACctaaggaaaagcagcagagaaaaaaccaaacaatgagtactttttgttttctaaaaggTAGGTTAGAAAGATTTAAATAACAATATAAAGTGGGTGTTCATCAGCCATTATGTTTTTTATCCTAGGTACACACTGAAGGTCCATTACAAGTAAAAACAAATTCAAGTTTACATCTCACATTACAAtaacttttacatttttttaatgtaatgaaGCCTGAATATTAAGTGGAGGTGCTATGACAAAACTTGTCCTGAAGCAATATCCTAAAGTGTTAGGACGTAAAGGGAAACTGTATTTTCAGCAAGCTTTGGGTTTTGCAGCACTGGGTCGAACACATTAGATTGCCTTTCACGTTCTTCTGCAGAAGTTGGTTTGTTGTATGTTGTTTTGGCTTTCCTaagattacagaaaaaaatcttcacaatGGCCCCCGCTAGGCTCCTGTTTTGAATACCTGGGGACTAAAGGAAACCTTGTGCCTAGTCTTGTTCTTTGGAAGATCACTTCTCTAAGAAGTTTGTTCTTGTTTTGATAGGACTTGGAATGAAGAACAGTGGATCTTCCACAAACCAAGTACCGCTCTTTTGCCTTTCAACAGTTGCTTTAAGAATGTATAAGACTACACTGATTCTGGGTGAAATACTGCTCACACAATCCTGCCAAAGCACTAGGATTGCAGGAAGTGAAGAAATAACAGGAGACTAAATGATGCAAGATTTGGTTAgataaaattacaaaacaaagcaaaacttaCACCTCCCAACTATTACAAACACCACATAAAGCTCGAAAGGAAGCTTTGAAGTTTATAGATAAAAGCAGATCCTGCTCTCTTGGGGCATGAAGTGTCAGCTGAGTGTACACACAAGAATGGCATTGTGCCCACACAAGACAACTattcaaagaatatttttggaaGCATCTGTCAATAATCAGGGCtttttcagtttgcagctcaTACAGCATTTGGAGACACGACCTCCTCATTGATCACACCCATCAAGCATATCTTCCAGTGTTTGGCATGCAAAAATTAGGGGAGCATTTCAGAAGACTTCAAAAGCTAGGGGCCAGGGAAAGTTTGGAAGCAGGGGGGCATTGTTCTGCAGTACAACTGGTTCTGCTGAATCTGCAGAACCCAGTCTCTCAGTCACCTTCAGCCCTGCCTGACCCCATTTCTAGGGCTGAAAGTTTAATTTTAAGAGGCAACAGCCTTTGGCAAATATAAACGACAGGAACAGATAATACTGATATATCTTCAGTGAATTTTACACATTATCAAACTGgttctttttgtgttttctctggaCAGTGATGAGGGAAGTCCAGTTGTGAGTCTGTTTTTTCCACCTTGGAAATTCATCCAATGTGAATGCAGTTAAAGCACTAACGATAAAGTTACACTGTGCTGTTATTCCACAGCTATTCCACTGTGCTGTTAACCACAGCTATTCCAGCCATTCCGCCTGTCTCTGGCAGACTACAAGAGAGCCACATCGTGAGAGACTCTATATAGAAAAGTTGGGACTTGCCTTAGCACACATTCAGTTTCAAATACTACTGATCTCCAAGAGAAAAGAGCATTAAACGAATCCCAAACCCGTTATCTCGGGAGGGTGGCAGCCCAAGGCAAGCTCCCGTGGGACGTGCAGGGCTCCCCGTTGGAAGCACGTGCTTCCTCGGCCTTTACCGACCGCGGATCGCCCCGGCCCCTCACATCTACTTCCCGGGGTCCGGGAACAGAATATTGCAGCACAGCCGAGCCGGGAGCCGGCGCAGCATCCCCTAACAATGTAAACGCGATGCCCTTCGCGAGAGCGGGAGAAGCCGCTGtccgcgccgggcccggccccgcgggagggagggaaggggcaggtACCTGTAGCGTCGGGCCGCGTCCCCGCGCTGGCACCCGCGGCCGCTCCTGCCTCCGGCTACGGACCTAGAGAGGGGAGGAGACCCGCCGTGAGCCGCCGCCccggcgccgggccgggcccggccgcccgccgcgccccccgggcggccccgcgccccgccgcgcccccggccgggccgggccgccctcCGAGCGCGGCCTGCGGGGGCAGCGGGAGCCGCGGGCCGCTCCGCGCCGCGCTCCggggccgccgcccgcgccccgccggcccgCCGGGACCTACAGGCGCCACCGCAGCCCAGCACCGCGACTCGGAACCGCATTGTCCGCCCGCCGGAAGAGCCGCGCCCGGAAGGAccggcggggccgcccctcCGCCCGGTCACgtggggcggcggcggcccaggcccggcaccgggagcggcggcggcggcggccggggtAGGTGCGGTTCGCGCTGCCGCGGGGGCGCGTCCGCCCCGTCCCCGCTGCGcccccgcggcgctgccccgccgccgctccctgCCGGCGTGCGGGAGCTGGGGGCCGTCCtgcgctccgccgccgccgggtCCCTCCCTCGCCCCCGGGGCCGTGGCTGCCACCCGGCGCGCTGCCTCCCCGTCCCCTCTGCCCGCGAGGGCCGCGGACtcggcggcagcggggccgtgAGACCGCCCCGGGTAACGCAGGGCGGCGCCGAGTCCTGGGGCAGGCGGggggcgccgggccgggcccgtcctccccagctccccagctgcGGGTGTTGGGCACGGGGACGACCCGCCTCGGAGCGCGTCCCGGAGCCGCCGGCTCTCCCCCGCGTAGGGGGGCTGGGCACGGGACTGACGCGGAGGGAACGGCCGGGCACCCGCTTTCCCTCTCCGTGTCGCGGGGTGTCGGTTGTTGCCTGTCGTTTCCAGATGGATCCTGAAATGTGGCATTTCGTTGCGTGCAGGCATCTTTATTTGGTTCGTGTACCATAACTTATGTGGTTTTTGCGGGTTTTATCCTTCTTGTTGTCAAGGAAgtgtttctttcagtttaaatgtCCCCAGTAGATAATTTTTAAGGACTGCTTGTGTTAGGAGTGAAAATTAAGTGCAAACAGATTGTGCGAACTTGGTTTAAAAACACTTATCAGCAAAAGTTAAGTGGAAATCGAACTGCTGGAAGTAAAGTTGGTGGATTATCTCTGTGTAGGTTTGCCTGATCATTttgggggagaggaggagaagtaGAAAAAGTATTCAGGAGAGgtttggagagaaggaaaaaatcatgTGAGAggtttgcagaggaaaaagattGTGTTTATTTCTTGAATACAGGCTGGAGAACAGGTAGGGCATAGAGGTATGGCTTGATCTGtgtttcagattttgttttactttcagATTCTGTTTAAGCCAAACTCGATAGGATTTCTGAGACTTTTGGCTACTTAGAAAACATGTTATTGCAGAAGCTGCCCACTGCTGTTTGACTTGCAGAAATACTGTATTCTTTTTAAAGGCCTCTACTTAAAAGGTCAAGGACCtgaggaaatttatttttgtgtacaCAGTAAACAAATTAACCAATGGAGCTTGGCATAGGGGTTTCCTTCCAGTTTCCAGCCCTGAGTGTTCAGTAGCACACACCAAATGTCACTCCTTTTTTCTTGGTTCTTCCACAGCGTATTTTTAAAGCGCTCTGGTTGTCTGGTGAGCGTAGCTCCCTGTTAGTGTTTGAATCCTAATgagagagcagctccagcagtaGGTAGAGCATCATCCCCAGAGTTAGTTTAGCTGCTGGCTGCACTGGCttcctcccagcctccagcccgtgctgtgtcctggctgcacagctctgagatggggctggtgctggggcagcGTCAGCTGCGGCGCGTGGATGGACCAAGTGTTCACAGTTAATTCATTCCAGCAGCATtcctctgctgggctggctAAGGCAGTGTCAGCATTTCTTTTATAAACTGCAGTTTCCCAGGACGGGCTGCTTGTTTCTGGGATGGGGAATTTACTGATTACAAGAGCCTAAAATTAGGGTTTTGTTCTCTGGCAGATAGTTCAAATTCGGATTGAAAGCAAAATCATGTTTGCAATAACTATCAACGTGTTAAAGATTGTTAACAAAGATTGCATTAGCTTAACTCTTTGTGTTTTATCTGATGCCTGGTTTTGCATACAGTGTCTCGTTATTcactcttcttcctcttcccaagATCTGTGAGGAGAGGGGTGGCATTAGAGACACCGTTATCTCCAAATAACaataccttttttctttctggctcTTGAAATTAGTGGGAACATCTGTGGCTGTCAGTGTGTtgtaaaatgaaaggaaaagttaGACTTgtagttattttttattaattactCTTTAGTCATcctaaatctgtattttcacatGCAGTATTCCTCTGGCTTTCCTGCTTCATTTTCAGTGCCCAGGACTTCTTGTTGCATTTGAGACTATGTGTTGCAGAGGGAAGGTGGGTAAAGATCCGACATGGTTAAGCAGACTAATCATGTGATACGTGAGAAGAAGAGAGATTGCTACTGATTGCTTGTATactatttgggtttttttctcccagagctGTGATAAAACATAGGCATTGACCTGGAGcgttttccaggttttttttcaggacttgcaatgtatttta includes these proteins:
- the ZBTB26 gene encoding zinc finger and BTB domain-containing protein 26, whose product is MSERSDILHFKFDNYGDSMLQKMNKLREENKFCDVVVHIDDVEVHGHKIVFAAGSPFLRDQFLLNDSRDVKISILQSSEVGRQLLLSCYSGTLEFPEMELVNYLTAASFLQMSHIVERCTQALWKFIKPKQPLESKECEQQSDSSELKEHQGDDDSLQQDSPCIQPSEDSMDMEDSDIQIIKVESIGEVTEVRNKKDQNQFISSEQTALHSSEPQHFLINSTVENRASEIEQNHLHNYALSYAGSDNIILASKDMFGPNNRGIDKGLQWHHQCPKCTRVFRHLENYANHLKMHKLFMCLLCGKTFTQKGNLHRHMRVHAGIKPFQCKICGKTFSQKCSLQDHLNLHSGDKPHKCNYCDMVFAHKPVLRKHLKQLHGKNSFDNANERNVQDITVDFDSFTCSAATDSKVCQQADASQVLDAGKLPQAVLGLRNDSTCVN